The Ischnura elegans chromosome 1, ioIscEleg1.1, whole genome shotgun sequence genome contains a region encoding:
- the LOC124166797 gene encoding glycine-rich cell wall structural protein-like isoform X2: MFKATLVLLLLCAVAIMAMPDHHEGHEGHDHHDSKSSESHESKEERHRRAAAYGGTTGQGQTGHGGRQQQGHGVGQQGHGVGQQGHGVGQGHGVGQGHGVGQGHGQQGHGGRQQGLGQTGHGQGGHGQTGHGQGGLGQTGHGQAGHGQTGHGLGGNGGRQTGHGQGNLGQGGHGQRGHGVDQGHGGRQQGHGQGFGGGRQHY, encoded by the exons ATGTTCAAGGCAACG CTCGTCCTGTTGCTGCTGTGCGCAGTGGCCATCATGGCCATGCCAGACCACCACGAAGGCCACGAGGGACACGATCACCACGACTCTAAGTCGTCCGAGAGCCACGAATCCAAGGAGGAGAGACACAGGAGAGCCGCGGCCTACGGAGGCACCACCGGACAGGGACAGACCGGACACGGTGGCAGACAACAACAGGGACACGGAGTCGGCCAGCAGGGGCACGGAGTCGGCCAGCAGGGACACGGAGTCGGCCAGGGTCACGGTGTCGGCCAG GGACATGGAGTCGGCCAGGGACACGGCCAACAGGGACACGGTGGTCGCCAGCAGGGACTTGGTCAGACCGGACACGGTCAGGGAGGACACGGTCAGACCGGACACGGTCAGGGAGGACTTGGTCAGACCGGACACGGTCAGGCCGGACACGGTCAGACCGGACACGGACTCGGCGGCAACGGCGGACGTCAGACTGGACACGGCCAGGGTAACCTGGGACAGGGTGGTCACGGGCAGAGGGGTCACGGCGTCGACCAGGGTCACGGAGGACGCCAGCAGGGACACGGACAGGGATTCGGTGGTGGGCGCCAACACTATTAG
- the LOC124166797 gene encoding glycine-rich cell wall structural protein 2-like isoform X1, translated as MFKATLVLLLLCAVAIMAMPDHHEGHEGHDHHDSKSSESHESKEERHRRAAAYGGTTGQGQTGHGGRQQQGHGVGQQGHGVGQQGHGVGQGHGVGQGQGGRQTGHGVGQGHGVGQGHGQQGHGGRQQGLGQTGHGQGGHGQTGHGQGGLGQTGHGQAGHGQTGHGLGGNGGRQTGHGQGNLGQGGHGQRGHGVDQGHGGRQQGHGQGFGGGRQHY; from the exons ATGTTCAAGGCAACG CTCGTCCTGTTGCTGCTGTGCGCAGTGGCCATCATGGCCATGCCAGACCACCACGAAGGCCACGAGGGACACGATCACCACGACTCTAAGTCGTCCGAGAGCCACGAATCCAAGGAGGAGAGACACAGGAGAGCCGCGGCCTACGGAGGCACCACCGGACAGGGACAGACCGGACACGGTGGCAGACAACAACAGGGACACGGAGTCGGCCAGCAGGGGCACGGAGTCGGCCAGCAGGGACACGGAGTCGGCCAGGGTCACGGTGTCGGCCAGGGACAGGGAGGACGTCAAACTGGACACGGAGTTGGCCAGGGACATGGAGTCGGCCAGGGACACGGCCAACAGGGACACGGTGGTCGCCAGCAGGGACTTGGTCAGACCGGACACGGTCAGGGAGGACACGGTCAGACCGGACACGGTCAGGGAGGACTTGGTCAGACCGGACACGGTCAGGCCGGACACGGTCAGACCGGACACGGACTCGGCGGCAACGGCGGACGTCAGACTGGACACGGCCAGGGTAACCTGGGACAGGGTGGTCACGGGCAGAGGGGTCACGGCGTCGACCAGGGTCACGGAGGACGCCAGCAGGGACACGGACAGGGATTCGGTGGTGGGCGCCAACACTATTAG